A single genomic interval of Juglans regia cultivar Chandler chromosome 1, Walnut 2.0, whole genome shotgun sequence harbors:
- the LOC108995940 gene encoding LOW QUALITY PROTEIN: subtilisin-like protease SBT1.2 (The sequence of the model RefSeq protein was modified relative to this genomic sequence to represent the inferred CDS: inserted 7 bases in 4 codons; deleted 7 bases in 6 codons; substituted 1 base at 1 genomic stop codon), with amino-acid sequence MKRALKFNEFHYSDEDPNCHLLYSYHSAMEGLAAQLSESEVESLKKFPDVIAIRLEGRYKFLGLNPTSRXAWYNSGFGRGTIIVLDIGVLPXANCNRKLVGERFFTKDHQVVSKSSPRYIVQEYISPRDSHGYGTHTSSTAGGASIPMVSVFGNRAGVAQGMAPGTHIATYKVCWFNGCYRSNILAAMDAAIRDGVDILSLSLSLGGFPLQICXDTIATGSFPAMEHGISVICAAGNSGPIPSSVANEDPWIATIGASTLDRRFTAIVRMGNGEAINGESMYPGNRFMTAGRELELVYVIGGNSVVQFGGTVIGKSRAPAVAQFSARGLSFTNRPALMLKPDVIAPRVNIIAAWPQNLGPXACPLISGTAALIHSAHTKRTPAAVKFAIMTTVEATDHLGKPIMDGEKPAGVFAIGAGYVNPGKAINLGLIYDISPDEYVTHLCTLGYTRSEIFTITHRNVSCHYLLQMNRGFSLNYPSISVIFKRRTTGKKIKRRLTNVGSPNSIYSMEVRAPEGVKVKVKPKKLIFKHXNQSSSYRVWFISKKIMGKEGMAFVEGDLTWVHCSNSFYRVRSPISVTWKDRQ; translated from the exons ATGAAGAGAGCTCTTAAGTTTAACGAGTTTCATTATTCTGACGAGGACCCCAACTGTCACCTTCTCTACTCTTATCATTCTGCCATGGAAGGACTTGCAGCTCAACTATCTGAGTCCGAGGTTGAGTCCTTGAAAAAGTTTCCCGATGTTATTGCAATAAGACTTGAGGGGCG TTACAAATTCTTGGGACTAAACCCCACGAGTAG TGCTTGGTATAACTCCGGATTTGGTCGTGGAACGATAATAGTACTGGATATTGGAGTTTTGCC TGCAAATTGTAACCGTAAACTTGTTGGTGAAAGGTTCTTTACCAAGGATCACCAAGTAGTTTCAAAGTCATCACCAAGATATATAGTTCAGGAATACATTTCCCCAAGGGATTCCCACGGGTATGGAACTCACACATCATCAACAGCTGGGGGAGCTTCAATTCCAATGGTGAGTGTATTTGGTAATAGAGCTGGTGTGGCCCAAGGTATGGCTCCCGGCACCCACATTGCCACTTACAAAGTTTGTTGGTTTAATGGCTGCTATAGATCTAATATCCTGGCTGCAATGGATGCTGCAATAAGAGATGGAGTTGAcatcctctcc ctctctctctctcttggcgGCTTCCCTCTGCAGATTTGTTAGGATACCATTGCAACTGGCAGTTTTCCAGCAATGGAGCATGGAATTTCAGTTATTTGTGCAGCAGGAAACAGTGGCCCCATACCAAGCTCAGTTGCCAATGAAGACCCTTGGATTGCTACCATTGGTGCAAGCACACTT GATCGGAGATTTACAGCTATAGTTCGAATGGGTAACGGAGAAGCCATCAATGGGGAATCCATGTACCCTGGCAACCGGTTCATGACAGCTGGAAGAGAGCTTGAACTGGTTTATGTGATTGGTGGGAACAGCGTAGT ACAATTTGGAGGAACTGTTATAGGGAAATCCAGAGCTCCCGCAGTAGCTCAGTTTTCGGCAAGAGGACTAAGTTTTACCAACCGACCGGCTTTA ATGCTCAAACCAGACGTGATTGCTCCTAGGGTCAACATCATTGCTGCTTGGCCTCAAAACTTAGGTC TGGCTTGTCCCCTTATCAGTGGAACTGCTGCTCTTATCCACTCAGCTCACACCAAACGGACCCCTGCCGCTGTTAAATTTGCAATTATGACAACAGTTGAGGCAACTGACCATTTAGGAAAACCAATTATGGAT GGGGAAAAACCAGCCGGAGTTTTTGCCATTGGAGCTGGATATGTCAATCCTGGAAAGGCAATCAATCTAGGGTTGATATACGATATCAGCCCAGATGAGTATGTCACTCATCTATGCACACTTGGATACACAAGATCGGAAATTTTCACCATCACTCATAGG AATGTGAGCTGCCACTATCTTCTGCAGATGAACAGAGGTTTTAGCCTTAACTACCCCTCAATTTCTGTCATCTTCAAGAGGAGAACAACGGGTAAGAAGATCAAAAGGCGATTAACTAATGTGGGGAGTCCTAACTCCATTTACTCAATGGAAGTAAGGGCACCTGAGGGAGTCAAGGTGAAAGTCAAACCTaaaaagttgattttcaaaCA AAATCAAAGTTCAAGTTATAGGGTGTGGTTTATATCAAAGAAGATAATGGGAAAAGAGGGCATGGCTTTTGTAGAGGGGGATTTGACATGGGTGCATTGCAGCAATAGTTTTTACAGGGTTAGAAGCCCCATTTCAGTAACTTGGAAGGATAGGCAGTAG
- the LOC108995998 gene encoding xyloglucan galactosyltransferase MUR3 — translation MRRRPASNVPSEQMEKGAGKHNNTRICFLASLSAMFWILLLYFHFVVLGSSTVNEPVTLELDPVNADSIPYHVTDAHQSESHLKTSPYHKIENHWESIPDHETNGPQMKPSLTSTPGRVEENYPFVRALRTVENKSDPCGGRYIYVHDLPSRFNEDMLKECRSLSLWTNMCKFTTNSGLGPPLENVEGVFSNTGWYATNQFAVDVIFNNRMKQYECLTRDSSIAAAVFVPFYAGFDIARYLWGYNISRRDAASLDLVNWLMKRPEWGIMGGRDHFLVAGRITWDFRRLTDEESNWGNKLLFLPAAKNMSMLVVESSPWNANDFGIPYPTYFHPAKDADVFIWQDRMRKLERKWLFSFAGAPRPDNPKSIRGQIIDQCKKSKVGKLLECDFGESKCHSPSSIMQMFQSSLFCLQPQGDSYTRRSAFDSMLAGCIPVFFHPGSAYTQYTWHLPKNYTKYSVFIPEDDIRKRNVSIEERLLQISPEQVKIMREEVIGLIPRLVYADPRSKLETLEDAFDVAVGAIIDKVTKLRRDTIEGRTDENFIEENSWKYALLDEGQREVGAHEWDPFFSKPKDGSGDSGDPSAEAAKNSWKNERRDRS, via the coding sequence ATGCGACGCCGTCCGGCGTCGAATGTTCCCTCGGAGCAAATGGAGAAGGGAGCGGGGAAGCATAACAATACCCGGATTTGTTTCTTGGCGTCTTTGTCTGCgatgttttggattctgttGTTGTACTTTCATTTTGTTGTGCTTGGAAGTAGTACTGTGAATGAACCAGTGACATTAGAACTCGATCCTGTTAACGCCGATTCGATCCCTTACCATGTGACCGATGCCCATCAAAGTGAATcccatttgaaaacttcccCATATCATAAAATTGAGAACCACTGGGAATCGATCCCTGACCATGAAACTAATGGTCCTCAAATGAAGCCCAGTTTGACTTCTACACCCGGTCGCGTGGAGGAGAATTACCCGTTTGTTAGAGCCTTGAGAACCGTGGAAAACAAGAGTGATCCCTGTGGTGGGAGGTATATCTATGTTCACGACCTTCCTTCCCGGTTTAATGAGGATATGCTAAAGGAGTGTAGGAGTTTGAGCCTTTGGACGAATATGTGCAAGTTTACGACTAATTCAGGGCTTGGTCCACCGCTTGAGAATGTTGAAGGGGTATTCTCTAATACTGGCTGGTATGCCACGAATCAGTTTGCCGTTGATGTGATATTCAATAATCGGATGAAGCAGTATGAGTGCTTGACACGTGACTCTTCTATTGCTGCAGCAGTTTTTGTACCCTTTTATGCAGGATTTGATATTGCCCGCTATCTTTGGGGATATAATATCTCGAGGAGGGATGCAGCTTCGCTTGATCTGGTTAATTGGCTTATGAAGAGGCCAGAATGGGGCATCATGGGTGGCAGAGACCATTTTCTTGTTGCGGGGAGGATCACATGGGATTTTAGGAGACTAACGGATGAAGAATCCAATTGGGGTAACAAGCTTCTGTTTTTGCCCGCTGCAAAGAATATGTCCATGCTTGTGGTGGAATCAAGCCCATGGAATGCTAATGATTTCGGTATTCCGTATCCAACATACTTCCATCCGGCAAAGGATGCTGATGTGTTCATTTGGCAGGACCGGATGAGGAAATTGGAAAGGAAGTGGCTTTTCTCTTTTGCTGGTGCCCCACGTCCCGATAATCCCAAGTCAATTAGAGGGCAGATCATTGATCAATGCAAGAAATCCAAGGTGGGCAAGTTGTTAGAATGTGATTTTGGAGAGAGCAAGTGTCATTCTCCAAGCAGTATAATGCAGATGTTCCAAAGCTCCCTTTTCTGCCTGCAACCTCAGGGCGATTCATACACAAGAAGATCTGCTTTTGACTCTATGTTGGCTGGTTGCATACCGGTCTTCTTCCATCCAGGGTCAGCATACACGCAGTATACTTGGCATCTTCCAAAGAACTATACTAAGTATTCTGTATTCATTCCAGAGGATGATATCCGTAAGAGGAATGTTAGCATAGAGGAACGGCTGCTTCAAATTTCTCCTGAGCAGGTGAAGATCATGAGGGAGGAGGTTATAGGTCTCATTCCTAGGTTGGTATATGCTGATCCTCGCTCTAAACTGGAGACTCTTGAAGACGCCTTTGATGTTGCTGTAGGAGCAATTATCGACAAAGTTACGAAGTTGAGGAGGGACACTATTGAAGGTCGAacagatgaaaattttattgaggaGAACAGTTGGAAATATGCTTTATTGGATGAGGGGCAGCGTGAGGTGGGAGCTCATGAATGGGATCCTTTCTTCTCAAAACCAAAGGATGGCAGTGGGGATTCTGGTGATCCATCTGCAGAAGCTGCTAAAAATTCCTGGAAGAACGAGCGGAGAGATCGATCATGA